GAGCCATTTCGAGAAAGCCCTGCAGGAGGCGGTCGACTCGCTGAAACTCCGGGCCACCTGCGAAATGGTCAGGCAGCAGATCGAACGGCTGCGCGAAGCGGGCGGAAACTGACGCCGCGTCAGAACTTGAGCGGAGCCTCTCCTTCCTGCTCCCACAGCACGTCGCAGTCGTGCTTCAGTGCGTCCTTGAACAGTCCGATCAGCGGGAAAGCCCGGACGCGCAGGGACGGCTTCTCTTTCTTGTCCTCTTCCTCGTCTTCGGGCGAAGCGGAAACCGGAGCCGCTTCGGCCGTCAGGGCACCTTCGAGCTTCTCGAGCGCAGCCGGGATGTCCCCGGCCAGCAAGGCGCCCGGTACCGAGCCGGAGTTCCCCATCATCCTCAGCAGTTGCAGCGCGACATCGCCGAACATCGTCACCCGTCCGACTTTGCTTTCGAAGGTTATCAGCATGAGGGCCTCCTTTATCCGGTCAGTCCTTCGGCCTTCATCGCGGCCTGAACCGTCGGCCGTGACAGACTCCGCTCCAGGTAGGCGAGAATGCGCGGCCACTTCGAGAGATCGATCTTGAGGTATTCGCACCAACCCAGCACGGTAAAGAGATAAGCGTCGGCCACGCTGTAGCGGTCCCCCATCAGCCAGGGACCGCCCGCCGCCAGCTGATCTTCCACGTAATCCAGCCTCCGCGACAGCAGCCCGAGTGCAATCTGCTTGCTGGCCTCGGGAGATTCCGGATTCCAGAACGGGCCGAAGGTTTTGTGGATCTCGGTGGAGATGAAGGCCAGCCACTCCAGGAGCCGGTAGCGCTCGAACGTCCCCGACGGCGGCATCAGGCCGGACTCGGGCTTGAGGTCCGCGAGGTATTGCAGGATGACCTGGTCCTCGGTCAGCACCTGACCATCGTCCAACTGCAATGCCGGTACGTAGCCCTTGGGATTGACCTGGAGAAACTCTGCGCCGCTTCCGGTCTTCTTGGTGCCGAGATCGACGTTCTCCAACTCGAAATCCAGACCTGCTTCGCGCAGCACGATGTGGGGCGCCAGGGAACAGGCACCGGGGAAATAGTAGAGTTTCATGGGTGCATCCTCATTTCGGTAGGATTGAAGGGGGCTGCCGTCAGACACGCCCGGCCATGCTGACGGGCATGCGTTTCGCGCCCCAGTCGCCCGGCTCGGCCTCGAACACGCCGGCACAGGGCGTGCCGCAGCGGTTGCAGCGGCCTTCCGGCGTGAGGTTCCACTCCGACAGCTCGTACCAGTCGCGGCCGATCAGCATCTGTCCGCAATGGTGGCAATAGGTGCTGTCGCCTTCCTTGTGATGGATGTTGCCGACATAGGCGTAGCGCACGCCGTTCTTCATGGCGATCCGCCGCGCCTCGAGCAGCGTCGTGGGCGGGGTGGCGCTCTTGTTCAGCATCTTCCAGTCGGGATGGAAGGCCGAGAAATGCAGCGGCACGTCCGGCCCCAGCTTCTCGACCACCCATCGCGTCAGCGCCTCCAGCTCCTGTTCGGAATCGTTTTCGTCCGGAATCAGCAGGGTGGTTATTTCCAGCCAGACGCTCGTTTCATGTTTGATGTATTCCAGCGTCTCCAGCACCGGCTGCAGATGGCCGCCGCAGATCTTGTGGTAGAAGTCCTCGGTGAAGGCCTTCAGGTCGATGTTGGCGGCGTCCATGTAGCGGTAGAACTCGGCGCGCGGCTCGGCGCACTGGTAGCCGGCGGAGACGGCGACCGACTTGACGCCGAGCTCCCGGCAGGCGCGCGCGGTATCGATCGTGTATTCGTGGAAAATGACCGGGTCGTTGTAGGTGTAGGCGACGCTGCGGCAGCCGAGCGCCTTGGCGGTCTGGGCGATCGCCTCGGGGCTGGCCCGGTCCAGCAGCGAATCCATTTCGCGCGACTTGCTGATGTCCCAGTTCTGGCAGAACTTGCAGGCCAGGTTGCAGCCGGCGGTGCCGAAGGAGAACACCGGCGTCCCCGGCAGGAAATGGTTCAGCGGCTTCTTCTCGATGGGATCGACGCAGAACCCGCTGGAGCGGCCGTAGGACAGCAGCGCCACCTTGCCGCCGACGTTGCCGCGCACGAAGCACAGGCCCCGCTGGCCCTCGTGCAGCTTGCAAAAGCGGGGACAGACGTCGCACTGGACGCGGCCGTCGTCCAGGGTATGCCAGAAACGGGTGGGAAAGGCTTCCGCGGCATCGATGTAGGTGTCCATGGCGCACCCCCGGAACGACGGGAAGTTGACAGATGAGGCTACAGTATGAATTCTGTATCCGCCAAGCAAGTGTTTCTTCTTCGCAAAGCCGGAGGGCGCCATGCGATCCGTTCGAACTCCCGCCGTCGCCGGCCTGTTCTATCCCGCGGACCGTCGCCAGCTCCACGCCATGCTGCAAGGCTACATCGGCGAAGCGAGAACCGTCGGCACACCGCCCAAGGCCCTGATCGCCCCTCATGCCGGCTACGTCTATTCCGGCCCCGTCGCCGCCAGCGCCTATACCTTGCTGAAGCCTGCGCGGAGCAGCATCCGCCGCGTCGTGCTGCTGGGCCCTTCGCACCGCGTAGCCTTCCGGGGCCTCGCCTTGAGCAGCGCGCAAAGCTTCTCGACACCGCTAGGGGACATCCCGCTGGACCTCGACGCCGAAGCGACCCTGGCCGCGCTGCCGTTCGTACATGTCCTGGATCAGGCCCATGTGCTGGAACACAGCCTCGAAGTCCAACTGCCGTTCCTGCAGGAAGTACTGGAAGATTTCAAACTGGTGCCGATCGTGGTCGGCGATGCCGCTCCCGCCCAGGTCGCCGAGGCGATCGACCTGTTGTGGGGCGGAGACGAAACCCTCATCGTCGTCAGCTCGGACTTGAGCCATTATCACGACTACGCCACGGCCAAGCGGATGGACCGGGCGACCTCCGAGGCCATTGAGTCGCTGCGCCCCGAGGACATCGGCTTCGACGACGCCTGCGGACGGCTGCCGGTGGCGGGCCTCCTCATCGCCGCACACCGCCGGGGCCTCACGGCGATTACGGTCGATCTGCGCAATTCCGGCGATACCGCCGGTTCCAAGGACAGCGTCGTAGGATACGGAGCCTATGTCATCGAATCAGGACACTTGTCCGCTTGAACCCGCCTACCGGCAACACCTGCTCGACCTTGCGCTTGCCTCGATCCGGCACGGCCTGGAAACCGGCAGGCCTCTCCCGGTCGATCTCTCGAACCTGCCCCCGCCGCTCCGTGAACGGCGGGCGACTTTCGTCACGCTGAAAAAGGGCGGCGAACTGCGCGGCTGCATCGGCTGCCTGGAAGCGGTGAAGCCGCTGGCCGCCGACGTGGCCGACAATGCCTTTTCCGCCGCCTTCCGCGACCCGCGCTTCCCGCCCGTCACGGCGGACGAAATCGACGGCCTGGACATCCATATCTCCCTGCTCACCCCGCCCGAACCCATGAATTTCGTTTCCGAGCGCGACCTGATCGGACAACTGAGGGCCGGCATCGACGGCCTGATTCTTCAGGACGGCCTTCTGCGCGGCACCTTTCTGCCTTCCGTGTGGGAAGCCTTGCCGCGGCCGGGGGAGTTCTTCCGCCAGCTCAAGCTCAAGGCGGGTTTGCCGGAGGACTATTGGTCGGACACATTGAGGATTTCCCGGTACCGGGTCGAGAGCATCGAACAGGCTTAATATCGTCCGCTTAACTTTCTTCCAGAATTGCACACAATCCCCAACTGCCCGGAAAAACCACCATGAAAAAACCCAGGCCAGCCCAAGGCGCTGCTGAACCGGAAGCGAGCGGCATGTCGAACCCGCTCGAGCGCGCCGGGATCAAGCTGGCCGAGATGGCAAGGCGGGCAGCGTCCTTGGGCAGCGCAGCGGCGAAGAAGGTGCGAAATACGGCGCGGTCCGCAGCCAAGAAGACGGCGATAACGGTCACTCCGGCGATCGAGGCGACGAAACAGGCGGCCCAAAGTGCCAGTGAAAAAGTGGACCCTGCGGCAGTGGGCGGAGCCGTAGCGGGCTTGGCGGCGGGGGAAGCGCTCGGGGGGGTGATCGGCGGCGTGCTGGGCTCGGTAGCAGGACCGGGAGGAACCGTGGTGGGTGCCCAGATCGGCGCCTTCGCCGGCCAGACCGTGGGGGCGAAGATGGGCTACGACCTGACCCACGAGGCCATGCACCCGGAGGCCGCCCAACCGCAGGCCGGCTCCGGAAAGCACTTGGGAGATGTCGCCAAGGCCGTCACCCGCAAGGCGGGCGAAAAAGCCGGAGAAGCCGCCGGCATCGCCGCAGGCACAGCCGTTGGCGCAGTGCTGGCCGGACCGGCGGGCGGCCTGGTAGGCGCCATGATCGGCGAGGCACTGGCCAGCGAGGCCGGGGGCAAGGCCGCCGCGGAAGTCTGCCGCCAGGTGCAAGGCGACGATCCGGACAAACCGGTGCCAGCAGATGAGCCGGCCAAGGCCGGGGTGGGCGAGTGGCTGGGCCAGGTCGCTCGCGACTACACTGGGGAAACCGTCACGGCTGCCGTTTTGGGCGCGGTGGGAGGGAGCCTGGCGGGCCCGGCCGGCGCCGCGATCGGCACTCGCGCCGGCGTCATCGCGGCAACCCGGGTCGACTGGTCGTTCAAGAAGACGCCCCGGGCGAAAAACTCCGTTAAGACCAAGCGGAAGAGAGGAAAGCGCGGCGGTGGGAAGGACGGCGAGCCGGAGTCACCCTGAAGCACGGGCCATCGGCCTGAAAGCCAAGCCTGGGAGCAGTTTGGCGAAGCGATGCAACAGCCAGACGCACAGCTCGAAGTCCGTATCCAAGATGCCGGCCTCGATGCTCTGCTCTGTTTCCAGGGCAGCGACCCCGTCCAAATACGCCTGCCGGAGCGCTGTGACCGGCTCGCCGTGGCGGCGGGTCTGCGCGTGGAATTCGGCGATCCCTGCCGAGTCCAGCGAGGTGACCGCTCCCGCCGCCAGGATGAGCAGGTGCTCCAACCGGGCTCGCAGAGGAGCGGCCACCACCTCGACCGGTCCGGGCAGGGCACCGAGATGGATGGAGAACTCGGCGGAAGCTTCCGCGACATGCCACACGATGGCGAGCGCCGTCCGGAATCGGTGCAGACGGGCGGTCTCGGCCGGCCCGAGCCCGTCGCGCAAGGCCAGCTTGACGCAGAAGCTCTCGATGGCGGCGGCGAGCCGGAGGAATTCCGGCTCCAGCAGGTCGGGGTCGGTATCGGCGGACGGCTTTCTTCCGTCCGATCGGCGCGGTGCCACCCGCACAGAACCGAGCAGCCTCCCCAGTTCCTTCGCGAGAAGATCGAGCGCAGTCGGCGGATCCGTGAGCGCATGGCTGAACAGGAACGCCGGCTCGCCCAGCGCCTTTTCCGGCGCGGGCGGCCAGAAGCGGTCGAGCAGGCGGGCGCAGGCGGGCAGGAAAGGCGAAAGCGCCAGCGCAGGCAGCAGATTCGAGAGCAGAAACGCCACGGCGAGTTGGCCAGAGGAAGAAGCCGTCAGTTCCGCCGCCAAAGCGCCCACCAGGGGCACGCCGAAGTGCTCGCCCACGAACAGCGCCATCATCAGCAGCCCGCTGGCGAGGCAGAACAGGTCCTCGGTGCGGACCAGACGGATGGCGTCGCCTTGCATGCCGAGAGCCAGCATGGCCCGCAGCGGAATCGCTCCCAGGTTGGTGCCGTAAATCATCGGAAGCGCGGCGGATGCCGGCATCGCACCCGCCCCGCACAAGGTGATCACCAGCATCGTTGCCCCCGCGTTGGATTGCAGCAGCGCCGCGGCACCGAAGCCGCAGGCGAAGGCGAACCACGGCGAAGCCAGCGCCGTCTCCAGACCTGCCCGGAACCAGGGCTCGTTCTTCAACGGGGCGGCACCTGCCCCCATGTTTTCCAGCGCGAACAGCAACAGGCCGACGCCGAGTAGGGCAGCGGCGACGGTACTCCAGGGCTTGGCGCGCACGGAACCCAGGGCGATGCCGGTCCCGCCGACGAAATAGGCCACCAACGGATGGATGTCGACGGCGGCGAGAAAAGCCAGGGCGGTGAGGCCGACGTTGGACCAGACGACAACGAGGCGGGCCGCCGCCGGCTTGATCAGGCCGCTGCCGAGCATGCTGGCCAGAATGAAGGTCACGGCGGTGGCGCTCTGGGTCAGCGCACCGCTCATGACGCCGAGCATCGAAGCCAGCGGCGGGGTATGGGTGGCAGCCTTGACCGCGTGGCGGAATCCGCCGCCGCCCAACTCGGAAAGGCTCTGGCCGATCAGTCTGAGGCCGAGAAAGAACAGGCCCAAGCCCAGGACGAGTTGGTCGAAGGATTCCATGGAACGCGTGGCTATGCAGTTCGGGGGCTGTGCGGCAGCGGCATGGCAAGGAATACGGCGCCTATTCCTTGCACTCGCTGCCGGAGGGAAACTCGGGTTTCTTCCCCCAGTCGTTCGAGGGCAGATCGTCGTACGGCGCGGCGTAGACCTGCTTCAGCATCCGGAAACCGGTGGGGACGGCCGAGCCGGGGTTGCCGTAGGTGACGATCCACAAGTAGTCGTAGTTGGAGCCATCCCAGCTCGCCGGCACACCGTCGAGGCGGTCCAGGTTGAGAAGCTGGCGCAGCGTGATTTTCTCCCCCGGATAGTCCTTTTCCAGACTCTTGCTGGCGATGCGCTTGTGCTCCCATGCCATCACGACCGTCTTGCCCTCCCACAGCGGATTGTTCAGCACATCACGGGCGGCAGCTTGGGTAAGCTTGTTGAGCAGCAGGTCTTTCTCCTCGTCGGACTGGTCCGGCAACGGTACGGCAGAATAGGTGACGACTGGCTTGCCCCAGATGTTCGCCACCGGCGAGACGGTTTCCAGCGTGTGCAGGGTGATGGCGAGCAAGGCCGCCGGGCCTTCGGACGGTAGAACCGAATCGGCGGCATTCCCGCCCAGATACCGAAACCCCAGCGCCAGTGAGCGCTCTCTGCCGACATCGCACAATGCGTATTTGTCCTGCTTTTCGCCGTGGCGCAGGATGACGATCTTGCCCGGAACGGCAAGTGCATGGGAAGAAACCGCCAGCATCCCCGCCACCACTGCGAGGCGGCAGAATCCGGACCGCTTCTCGCCGCTTCTCGTACCCGTCATCTGCAACCTAGCCTCCAGAATGCTCGACCGGCATCAAGGGGACGCCATCGGCCCCATGGTATCCGAGCTTAGACGCCGAATGTTACGAATGAATCCGCAAAGGCATCCGTTTCCGTCAATCTGCCTTAACAAACGTCCGGTACCGTTCCTGACGAGTTTGACCGCTTAGGTCCGCCTTTGGGAACGGGCCAGCCCCTTTGCCAGGAAATCCGACATGAGCATCGAGACCGCCAAACCCGCCGCCGCTGCGGCCACGGAGCATTTTTTCAACCGCGAACTGAGCTGGCTCGATTTCAACGACCGGGTTCTGCAAGAGGCGCTGGACGCACGCACGCCGCTGCTGGAACGCCTGAAATTCGCGGCGATCTTCAGTTCCAACCTGGACGAATTTTTCATGGTCCGGATTTCGGGCCTGATCGAGCGGGAACGGGCCGGCGCCGCCGGTTCCGCGCCGGACGGCATGTCGCCCTCGCAGCAGCTCGACGCCATTCGCGTCCATCTGGCCAGGCAAACCGACCGGCAACACCGGCTGTTCGACGGCGAACTACGGGAGCTCATGAGGCGGCACGGCATATTTCTGCTCGACTACGCCGCGCTGGACGAGCCGCAGCGCAGCGCACTCGAAGCGCATTTTTCCGAACAGGTGTTTCCGGTGCTCACGCCGCTGAGCGTCGATGCGGGCCATCCGTTCCCGCAGATGTCGAATCTCAGCCTGAACCTGGCCGTCGTCGTGGAGGATCCGGCAACCGGCCTGCGGAAATTCGCCCGGATCAAGGTGCCGGACACCCTTCCGAGGTTTGTCGCATTGCCGCAAGGACCAGCGGAGCCGGTCTGGGCCGGGGTCCCGCTGGAACAGCTCATCGCCGGCAACCTGGCGCGGCTGTTCCCCGGCATGATCGTCCGCGGCCACCATATGTTCCGGATCACCCGGGATGCGGATTTCACGGTCCGGGAGGATGAAGCCGAGGACCTGATGCTGGCCATCGAGGAGGAAATCGGCAAGCGCAGGCTGGACGGCTTCGTCTGCCGCCTGGAAATCGAAGGTTCGATGCCGGCCGAGCTGCGCGAGTCGCTGATGGAGGAACTGGAGGTTTCCGGCCGGGACGTCTACGAATTCGACGGGCTGCTGAACCTCAAGGACCTGTTCTATTTCCTGTCACTCCCGCTGCCCGAACTCAAGGATGCTCCCTGGACGCCCGTGGTGCCGGCCCGCTTTCACGCCGCGCCCGATGAATCCGGCGAGCCCCGCGCCACGCTGTTCGACGAGATCAGGAAGGGCGACCTCCTGGTCCACCATCCCTACCATTCCTTCGCCGCCACGGTGCAGGAGTTCATCACCCAGGCCGCCCACGATCCCCAGGTGCTCGCGATCAAGCTGACCCTGTACCGGACGTCGGGCGATTCGCCCATCGTCCGCGCGCTGGTCGATGCCGCTGCGGCCCGCAAGCAGGTCGCCGCGCTGGTCGAGCTGAAGGCGCGGTTCGATGAAGAGAACAACATCGCCTGGGCGAACAGGCTGGAAGACGCCGGAGCGCACGTGGTCTACGGCGTCATGGGACTGAAGACCCATACCAAGATCGCCCTGGTGGTCCGCAAGGAGGGCGACGCCCTGCGTCGCTACGTTCACGTCGGAACCGGCAACTACAACCCGAAGACGGCGAACCTTTACACCGACCTCGGCCTGTTCAGTTGCCGGGACGATCTGGTGGCCGATGTCGGCGACCTCTTCAATTACCTGACCGGCTATTCCCGCCAGGACGCCTACCGCAAGCTGCTGGTCGCTCCGCTCACCCTGCGCCGCCGGATGTACGAGCTCATCGCGCGGGAGATGGAGCATGCCCGCAGCGGCGCCGGCGGCCACATCGTCGCCAAGATGAACGCGCTGGTCGATCCCGACATGATCCGGCACCTGTACGACGCCTGCCGCGCCGGGGTGCGGATCGAACTGGTCGTCCGCGGTATCTGCTGCCTGCGCCCCGGCATCGCCGGCCTCAGCGAAAACATCCGGGTGGTCAGCGTCGTCGGCCGTTACCTCGAGCATTCGCGCATCTTCCGCTTCAAGAACGGCGGCGCCGACGAATTCTACATCGGCAGCGCGGACTGGATGACGCGGAACCTCGACCAGCGCGTCGAAGCGGTCGCGCCGGTGGAGGACCCCGCCGCCGTCCGCCACCTCGAGCAGGTGCTGGATTTCCTGCTGAATGACAACCGCCACGCCTGGGACCTGCAGCCGGACGGACGCTATCTGCAGCGGCAGCCAGCGGAAGGCGAACCCGAACGAGCCGCGCAGTCGCTGTTGATGGAAGGCGCCCGGCTGGGCGAATTCTAGGCCCGATCTTGACAGGAACGAGCGTTTGACCCTTTATCGGGAGAGTTGCCGACACACCCTCCTCGACCCGGAGTTCCCCATGGCGAGCAAGAAATCCGACCCGAAAAAGACCACACCGGCCCCGGACGCGCCGGAGCACACCCGCACCGGCATGAGCCAGGAGATCCTCAAGGCCGCCTTCGTCGACAACCTCAACCTGGCCGTGGGGCGGCCGCTGGAAACCGCCGTGCCCGAGGACTGGTACCAGGCCATCGCGCTGTCGGTGCGCGACCGCATCATGCAGCGCTGGGTCCGCCAGTACGAAAAGCGGAATGCCCCCGACGTCCGCCAAGCCGCCTATCTGTCGGCGGAATTCCTGCCCGGCCCTCATCTGGGCAACAGCCTGCTCAACCTCGGCCTCGCCGACAATGCCCGCGAGGCGCTGGCCGGCCAGGACCTCGACCAGTACATCGGGCTGGAGGAGGAGCCGGGCCTCGGCAACGGCGGCTTGGGACGGCTCGCCGCCTGTTACCTGGACTCCCTGGCGACGCTGCGCTATCCGGCGACCGGCTACGGCATCCGCTACGAATTCGGCATCTTCGACCAGGCCGTCAAGAACGGCTGGCAGGTGGAGGTCACCGACAAGTGGCTGCTTTACGGCAATGTCTGGGAAATCAAGCGCCCGAATTTCGCCCAGGTCGTCAAGCTCGGAGGGCACACCGAGACCTATACCGATGAGCACGGCGCCTTTCGCGTGCGCTGGATGCCGG
This portion of the Methylococcus mesophilus genome encodes:
- a CDS encoding DUF1840 domain-containing protein gives rise to the protein MLITFESKVGRVTMFGDVALQLLRMMGNSGSVPGALLAGDIPAALEKLEGALTAEAAPVSASPEDEEEDKKEKPSLRVRAFPLIGLFKDALKHDCDVLWEQEGEAPLKF
- the gstA gene encoding glutathione transferase GstA, which gives rise to MKLYYFPGACSLAPHIVLREAGLDFELENVDLGTKKTGSGAEFLQVNPKGYVPALQLDDGQVLTEDQVILQYLADLKPESGLMPPSGTFERYRLLEWLAFISTEIHKTFGPFWNPESPEASKQIALGLLSRRLDYVEDQLAAGGPWLMGDRYSVADAYLFTVLGWCEYLKIDLSKWPRILAYLERSLSRPTVQAAMKAEGLTG
- the amrS gene encoding AmmeMemoRadiSam system radical SAM enzyme; this translates as MDTYIDAAEAFPTRFWHTLDDGRVQCDVCPRFCKLHEGQRGLCFVRGNVGGKVALLSYGRSSGFCVDPIEKKPLNHFLPGTPVFSFGTAGCNLACKFCQNWDISKSREMDSLLDRASPEAIAQTAKALGCRSVAYTYNDPVIFHEYTIDTARACRELGVKSVAVSAGYQCAEPRAEFYRYMDAANIDLKAFTEDFYHKICGGHLQPVLETLEYIKHETSVWLEITTLLIPDENDSEQELEALTRWVVEKLGPDVPLHFSAFHPDWKMLNKSATPPTTLLEARRIAMKNGVRYAYVGNIHHKEGDSTYCHHCGQMLIGRDWYELSEWNLTPEGRCNRCGTPCAGVFEAEPGDWGAKRMPVSMAGRV
- the amrB gene encoding AmmeMemoRadiSam system protein B, coding for MRSVRTPAVAGLFYPADRRQLHAMLQGYIGEARTVGTPPKALIAPHAGYVYSGPVAASAYTLLKPARSSIRRVVLLGPSHRVAFRGLALSSAQSFSTPLGDIPLDLDAEATLAALPFVHVLDQAHVLEHSLEVQLPFLQEVLEDFKLVPIVVGDAAPAQVAEAIDLLWGGDETLIVVSSDLSHYHDYATAKRMDRATSEAIESLRPEDIGFDDACGRLPVAGLLIAAHRRGLTAITVDLRNSGDTAGSKDSVVGYGAYVIESGHLSA
- the amrA gene encoding AmmeMemoRadiSam system protein A; protein product: MSSNQDTCPLEPAYRQHLLDLALASIRHGLETGRPLPVDLSNLPPPLRERRATFVTLKKGGELRGCIGCLEAVKPLAADVADNAFSAAFRDPRFPPVTADEIDGLDIHISLLTPPEPMNFVSERDLIGQLRAGIDGLILQDGLLRGTFLPSVWEALPRPGEFFRQLKLKAGLPEDYWSDTLRISRYRVESIEQA
- a CDS encoding Na/Pi symporter, which produces MESFDQLVLGLGLFFLGLRLIGQSLSELGGGGFRHAVKAATHTPPLASMLGVMSGALTQSATAVTFILASMLGSGLIKPAAARLVVVWSNVGLTALAFLAAVDIHPLVAYFVGGTGIALGSVRAKPWSTVAAALLGVGLLLFALENMGAGAAPLKNEPWFRAGLETALASPWFAFACGFGAAALLQSNAGATMLVITLCGAGAMPASAALPMIYGTNLGAIPLRAMLALGMQGDAIRLVRTEDLFCLASGLLMMALFVGEHFGVPLVGALAAELTASSSGQLAVAFLLSNLLPALALSPFLPACARLLDRFWPPAPEKALGEPAFLFSHALTDPPTALDLLAKELGRLLGSVRVAPRRSDGRKPSADTDPDLLEPEFLRLAAAIESFCVKLALRDGLGPAETARLHRFRTALAIVWHVAEASAEFSIHLGALPGPVEVVAAPLRARLEHLLILAAGAVTSLDSAGIAEFHAQTRRHGEPVTALRQAYLDGVAALETEQSIEAGILDTDFELCVWLLHRFAKLLPGLAFRPMARASG
- the ppk1 gene encoding polyphosphate kinase 1, with the translated sequence MSIETAKPAAAAATEHFFNRELSWLDFNDRVLQEALDARTPLLERLKFAAIFSSNLDEFFMVRISGLIERERAGAAGSAPDGMSPSQQLDAIRVHLARQTDRQHRLFDGELRELMRRHGIFLLDYAALDEPQRSALEAHFSEQVFPVLTPLSVDAGHPFPQMSNLSLNLAVVVEDPATGLRKFARIKVPDTLPRFVALPQGPAEPVWAGVPLEQLIAGNLARLFPGMIVRGHHMFRITRDADFTVREDEAEDLMLAIEEEIGKRRLDGFVCRLEIEGSMPAELRESLMEELEVSGRDVYEFDGLLNLKDLFYFLSLPLPELKDAPWTPVVPARFHAAPDESGEPRATLFDEIRKGDLLVHHPYHSFAATVQEFITQAAHDPQVLAIKLTLYRTSGDSPIVRALVDAAAARKQVAALVELKARFDEENNIAWANRLEDAGAHVVYGVMGLKTHTKIALVVRKEGDALRRYVHVGTGNYNPKTANLYTDLGLFSCRDDLVADVGDLFNYLTGYSRQDAYRKLLVAPLTLRRRMYELIAREMEHARSGAGGHIVAKMNALVDPDMIRHLYDACRAGVRIELVVRGICCLRPGIAGLSENIRVVSVVGRYLEHSRIFRFKNGGADEFYIGSADWMTRNLDQRVEAVAPVEDPAAVRHLEQVLDFLLNDNRHAWDLQPDGRYLQRQPAEGEPERAAQSLLMEGARLGEF